Proteins encoded by one window of Kribbella italica:
- a CDS encoding PH domain-containing protein, with the protein MPGTVRLRPPNHTLDRRVLGVWRVTSALVVAPPVLVLVLLGLLIPPARLWLLGPAVVIAVVGLPFVTVLPLWWYRVHRWEATEDAVYVRAGYFWQEWRIAPMSRIQTVDTLRGPVEQQFGLATLIVTTASARGSLKIRGLARETAEELAEQLTRTTQATPGDAT; encoded by the coding sequence ATGCCGGGCACCGTGCGGCTGCGGCCGCCGAACCACACACTCGACCGCCGGGTCCTCGGGGTCTGGCGGGTGACCTCGGCGCTGGTGGTCGCGCCGCCGGTCCTCGTCCTGGTCCTGCTCGGGCTGCTGATCCCGCCGGCCAGGCTCTGGCTGCTCGGACCGGCTGTCGTGATCGCCGTCGTGGGTCTGCCGTTCGTCACCGTGCTGCCGCTGTGGTGGTACCGGGTGCACCGCTGGGAGGCCACCGAGGACGCGGTGTACGTGCGGGCGGGGTACTTCTGGCAGGAGTGGCGGATCGCGCCGATGTCGCGGATCCAGACCGTCGACACGCTCCGGGGACCGGTCGAGCAGCAGTTCGGGCTGGCCACGCTGATCGTCACGACGGCGTCCGCGCGCGGGTCTTTGAAGATCAGAGGGTTGGCTCGGGAGACCGCGGAGGAGCTGGCTGAGCAACTGACGCGGACAACGCAGGCCACCCCAGGTGATGCCACATGA
- a CDS encoding diguanylate cyclase: MVAQSRRSVRNWALWTLTVPAFGLIALVDLLAIGYGVRSFTELPSWQGLDLVLALTVAALISVEGARRVENRRKSGGALHKDLAPAWMIAAALVLHPALAILVAVLLRIWWRIRAGKCIPYRWTFSTAVCVLGVGAAYTVFTGARDVVGDSSLGLVVAMTLAAFAYVATDTVLCGLAIVLIVPGSSRQEAIGDKDSLCVDATAATLGCLLAAAVLVSPWFAFLAIPISLTAQRALLFSQLESEAQTDPKTSLGRVDWWRRRTEELLRASRTHREPMAVLLIDIDHFKMVNDRHGHLVGDEALRAVATILRSAIRAKDVIGRFGGEEFVIALPDTDLSDAVVTADRLRTAVAASPLAAMCAGVLDDPELDPDTFHLTVSIGIAVSPSDGQTVDELLFRADRAMYAAKAAGRDRVRAAADCAPADLARLTLPDRAAQPR, from the coding sequence GTGGTTGCGCAGAGTAGGCGATCGGTACGGAACTGGGCGCTCTGGACCTTGACGGTCCCGGCGTTCGGTCTGATCGCCCTCGTCGACCTGCTCGCGATCGGGTACGGCGTGCGCTCGTTCACCGAGCTGCCGTCCTGGCAGGGGCTCGACCTGGTCCTCGCGCTGACGGTGGCCGCGCTGATCTCGGTCGAGGGCGCCCGCCGGGTCGAGAACCGGCGCAAGTCCGGCGGCGCGCTGCACAAGGACCTGGCGCCCGCCTGGATGATCGCGGCCGCGCTCGTGCTGCATCCCGCGCTGGCGATCCTGGTCGCCGTCCTGCTGCGGATCTGGTGGCGGATCCGGGCCGGCAAGTGCATCCCGTACCGGTGGACCTTCAGTACGGCGGTCTGCGTGCTCGGCGTCGGCGCGGCCTACACGGTCTTCACCGGTGCGCGGGACGTGGTCGGTGACTCGTCGCTCGGCTTGGTCGTCGCGATGACGCTCGCGGCCTTCGCATACGTCGCGACCGACACGGTGCTGTGCGGCCTGGCGATCGTGCTGATCGTGCCGGGCAGCAGCCGGCAGGAGGCGATCGGCGACAAGGACTCCCTGTGCGTCGACGCGACCGCGGCGACGCTCGGCTGCCTGCTGGCGGCGGCGGTGCTGGTCAGCCCGTGGTTCGCGTTCCTGGCCATCCCGATCTCGCTGACCGCGCAGCGGGCGCTGCTGTTCTCGCAGCTGGAGTCCGAGGCGCAGACCGACCCGAAGACCAGCCTCGGGCGGGTCGACTGGTGGCGGCGCCGGACCGAGGAGCTGCTGCGCGCCTCGCGGACCCACCGCGAGCCGATGGCGGTGCTGCTGATCGACATCGACCACTTCAAGATGGTCAACGACCGGCACGGTCACCTGGTCGGCGACGAGGCCCTGCGGGCGGTCGCGACGATCCTGCGCAGCGCGATCCGGGCGAAGGACGTGATCGGGCGGTTCGGCGGCGAGGAGTTCGTGATCGCCCTGCCGGACACCGACCTGTCCGACGCCGTGGTGACGGCCGACCGGCTGCGGACGGCGGTCGCCGCCAGTCCGCTCGCCGCGATGTGCGCCGGCGTACTCGACGACCCGGAGCTCGACCCGGACACCTTCCACCTGACCGTCTCGATCGGCATCGCGGTCTCCCCGTCCGACGGTCAGACGGTCGACGAGTTGCTGTTCCGTGCCGATCGGGCGATGTACGCCGCGAAGGCCGCCGGCCGCGACCGCGTCCGCGCCGCCGCCGACTGCGCCCCGGCCGACCTGGCCCGCCTCACGCTGCCGGACCGGGCTGCCCAGCCGCGCTGA
- a CDS encoding PH domain-containing protein codes for MMGEREAATPGLQPAAPAEWLRLDVRAVAVGALLGAGVAVSAGVPTAAGVASGTSWVVALAWVVPCGLLLVLGGAGLEYVRWRRTQYRISAEQAELHTGLVFLRRRSLARERIRSVDLTANPLLRVFGLVAVKIGTGEASSESTLSLSPVTRAEGERLRLELLRGEQHATDGTLAELDRAWIRYAPISFLAPALGLAAGGAVMQLARWFGLEEELIDRVRDLFTGVPLLLVLVILAAILLVAGLIGSLGLFVEMWWNYRLDREPGTLRVRRGLLTTRSISIEERRLRGVDVVEPLGVRLAGAARVDAIATGLVQQKEDEKADHKTLLPAAPKDLADRIAAAVLREDVAPTAAVRLTAHPRAALGRRIRMAVAAALLPVVVLVVLGLLFTDVLVQLGVILAVVLLPIAVLLARDSYKALGHGITGKYLVTRSGSIRRSTAALQRDGVLGWRVRQSVFQRRVGLATFSAITAAGGGAYSARDADADEGLDFAREAVPGLLEPFVVRG; via the coding sequence ATGATGGGGGAGAGGGAGGCGGCGACCCCCGGGCTCCAGCCGGCTGCGCCGGCGGAGTGGCTCCGGCTTGACGTCCGGGCTGTGGCAGTAGGAGCGCTCTTGGGGGCCGGCGTCGCGGTGAGTGCGGGGGTGCCGACTGCTGCTGGGGTTGCTTCCGGTACGTCGTGGGTGGTGGCGCTGGCCTGGGTCGTGCCCTGTGGATTGCTGCTGGTGCTCGGGGGCGCCGGGCTCGAGTACGTGCGCTGGCGGCGTACGCAGTACCGGATCAGTGCCGAGCAGGCCGAGTTGCACACAGGGCTGGTCTTTCTCCGGCGGCGGTCGCTGGCGCGGGAGCGGATCCGGAGTGTGGATCTGACGGCTAACCCACTGCTGCGGGTGTTCGGCCTGGTGGCGGTGAAGATCGGGACCGGCGAGGCGTCCAGCGAGAGCACGCTCTCGCTCAGCCCGGTGACCCGCGCCGAGGGGGAGCGGCTGCGGCTGGAGCTGCTGCGCGGCGAGCAGCACGCCACCGACGGGACGCTGGCCGAGCTGGACCGGGCCTGGATCCGCTACGCCCCGATCTCGTTCCTCGCGCCGGCGCTCGGCCTCGCGGCCGGCGGCGCGGTGATGCAGCTGGCGCGGTGGTTCGGTCTGGAGGAGGAGCTGATCGACCGGGTCCGGGACCTCTTCACCGGCGTCCCGCTGCTCCTCGTGCTCGTGATCCTCGCCGCGATCCTGCTGGTCGCCGGCCTGATCGGCTCGCTCGGGCTGTTCGTCGAGATGTGGTGGAACTACCGCCTCGACCGCGAGCCCGGCACTCTCCGCGTACGCCGTGGGCTGCTCACCACCCGGTCCATCTCGATCGAGGAGCGACGGCTGCGCGGCGTCGACGTGGTCGAACCGCTCGGCGTCCGCCTGGCCGGCGCGGCCCGCGTCGACGCGATCGCGACCGGGCTCGTCCAGCAGAAGGAGGACGAGAAGGCCGACCACAAGACGTTGCTGCCCGCGGCGCCGAAGGATCTCGCCGACCGGATCGCGGCCGCCGTACTGCGGGAGGACGTCGCGCCGACGGCCGCCGTACGACTCACCGCGCACCCGCGGGCGGCCCTCGGGCGCCGGATCCGGATGGCGGTCGCGGCCGCGCTGCTGCCGGTCGTGGTGCTGGTCGTCCTCGGGCTGCTGTTCACCGACGTCCTGGTGCAGCTCGGCGTGATCCTCGCCGTCGTACTGCTGCCGATCGCGGTTCTGCTGGCCCGCGACAGCTACAAGGCGCTCGGCCACGGGATCACCGGCAAGTACCTGGTCACCCGCTCCGGCTCGATCCGGCGCTCGACGGCGGCGCTGCAGCGGGACGGCGTCCTGGGCTGGCGGGTTCGGCAGTCGGTCTTCCAGCGCCGGGTCGGCCTGGCGACGTTCAGCGCGATCACGGCCGCCGGCGGTGGCGCGTACTCCGCGCGTGACGCCGACGCCGACGAGGGGCTCGACTTCGCCCGGGAGGCGGTTCCGGGCCTGCTCGAGCCGTTCGTCGTGCGCGGCTGA
- a CDS encoding L,D-transpeptidase family protein, with translation MKVLTKLTAGAATVVVAVAGTTLPASALTVAQNKAAQTRLNALGCYAGPVDGKIGQMTQAATIRFQAANKMTQNGSLGGTTYSRVLAASAKRCDVRAVPASGGGKRIVISQGQNYLWLIDAKGKVVRQGGIIDNPSYLKPGTYSTGAKCGRAARIKKNTDGASLYLNNFVRFAPCGIGFHQIPTYKRNGAQIHGDWQLGTNQKASHGCIRVQKSMSDAIWAFTTASTKVVVVR, from the coding sequence ATGAAGGTACTGACCAAACTGACCGCGGGGGCGGCCACCGTGGTCGTCGCCGTCGCCGGGACGACCTTACCGGCCAGCGCGCTGACCGTGGCCCAGAACAAGGCGGCCCAGACCCGTCTGAACGCGCTCGGCTGCTACGCCGGGCCGGTGGACGGCAAGATCGGCCAGATGACCCAGGCTGCCACCATCCGGTTCCAGGCCGCCAACAAGATGACCCAGAACGGCTCACTCGGCGGTACGACGTACAGCCGCGTGCTGGCCGCGTCGGCCAAGCGCTGCGACGTCCGGGCGGTCCCGGCCAGTGGCGGCGGCAAGCGGATCGTGATCAGCCAGGGCCAGAACTACCTGTGGCTGATCGATGCCAAGGGCAAAGTCGTCCGCCAGGGCGGCATCATCGACAACCCGAGCTACCTCAAGCCCGGGACCTACTCGACCGGCGCCAAGTGCGGCCGGGCGGCCCGGATCAAGAAGAACACCGACGGCGCCAGCCTCTACCTGAACAACTTCGTCCGGTTCGCGCCGTGCGGGATCGGGTTCCACCAGATCCCGACGTACAAGCGCAACGGCGCGCAGATCCACGGCGACTGGCAGCTCGGCACCAACCAGAAGGCCTCGCACGGCTGCATCCGGGTCCAGAAGTCGATGTCGGACGCGATCTGGGCCTTCACCACCGCTTCGACCAAGGTCGTTGTGGTCCGTTGA
- a CDS encoding helicase HerA-like domain-containing protein → MAETPDVVETVKQGYAFEGPAIELGSLLVDGTPNPEAAVRIPLSMVNRHGLVAGATGTGKTKTLQLMAEQLSAAGVAVFAADIKGDLSGVSQPGESSEKLLARTKTIGQEWTATGFPTEFYALGGQGAGVPIRATITSFGPVLLSKVLGLNDVQESSLGLIFHYADKQGLTLLDLKDLRAVITHLTSDEGKGDLKELGGLSAATAGVILRSLIGFADQGAEAFFGEPEFDTADLLQERDGKGVISLLELPNLQDRPALFSTFLMWLLADLFHDLPEVGDVDKPKLVFFFDEAHLLFNDASKAFLDSIAQTVRLIRSKGVGVFFVTQTPKDVPDDVLAQLGSRVQHQLRAHTPNDAKALKATVSTFPNSSYELAEVLTQLGIGEAVVTVMNEKGAPTPVAWTRLRAPQSLMAPASAEQLTAAVAASPNNAKYSAVIDRESAYEKLAAKVQAGAEQAEAEAQVEEPKPRAQKKEKSVVEQVVGSSVFKQFARSAGREIVRGLFGSARRKR, encoded by the coding sequence ATGGCCGAGACACCGGACGTCGTGGAGACCGTCAAGCAGGGGTACGCGTTCGAGGGGCCCGCGATCGAGCTGGGCTCGCTGCTGGTCGACGGTACGCCGAACCCGGAGGCCGCGGTCCGCATCCCGCTGTCGATGGTGAACCGGCACGGCCTGGTGGCCGGCGCGACCGGTACCGGCAAGACCAAGACCCTGCAGCTGATGGCCGAGCAGCTGTCCGCCGCGGGCGTCGCGGTGTTCGCCGCCGACATCAAGGGCGACCTGTCCGGCGTCTCGCAGCCGGGCGAGAGCAGCGAGAAGCTGCTGGCCCGGACCAAGACGATCGGCCAGGAGTGGACCGCGACCGGGTTCCCGACCGAGTTCTACGCGCTCGGCGGCCAGGGCGCCGGGGTGCCGATCCGGGCCACCATCACGTCGTTCGGGCCGGTCCTGCTGTCCAAGGTGCTCGGGCTGAACGACGTCCAGGAGTCCTCGCTCGGCCTGATCTTCCACTACGCCGACAAGCAGGGCCTGACGCTGCTGGACCTGAAGGACCTGCGCGCGGTCATCACGCACCTGACCAGCGACGAGGGCAAGGGCGACCTCAAGGAGCTCGGCGGGTTGTCCGCGGCGACCGCGGGTGTCATCCTGCGCTCGCTGATCGGGTTCGCCGACCAGGGCGCCGAGGCGTTCTTCGGCGAGCCGGAGTTCGACACCGCCGACCTGCTCCAGGAACGCGACGGCAAGGGCGTCATCTCGCTGCTCGAGCTGCCGAACCTGCAGGACCGGCCGGCGCTGTTCTCGACCTTCCTGATGTGGCTGCTGGCCGACCTGTTCCACGACCTGCCCGAGGTCGGCGACGTGGACAAGCCGAAGCTGGTGTTCTTCTTCGACGAGGCGCACCTGCTGTTCAACGACGCGTCCAAGGCGTTCCTGGACTCGATCGCGCAGACCGTCCGGCTGATCCGTTCGAAGGGGGTCGGCGTCTTCTTCGTCACCCAGACCCCGAAGGACGTGCCGGACGACGTCCTGGCGCAGCTCGGGTCCCGGGTGCAGCACCAGTTGCGGGCGCACACGCCGAACGACGCGAAGGCGCTGAAGGCGACCGTGTCGACGTTCCCGAACTCGTCGTACGAGCTGGCCGAGGTGCTCACCCAGCTCGGGATCGGCGAGGCGGTCGTGACCGTGATGAACGAGAAGGGCGCGCCGACGCCGGTCGCCTGGACCCGGCTGCGGGCGCCGCAGTCGCTGATGGCGCCGGCCTCGGCCGAGCAGCTGACCGCGGCCGTCGCGGCGTCGCCGAACAACGCCAAGTACTCCGCCGTGATCGACCGCGAGTCGGCGTACGAGAAGCTGGCCGCGAAGGTGCAGGCCGGCGCCGAGCAGGCCGAGGCCGAGGCGCAGGTCGAGGAACCGAAGCCGAGGGCACAGAAAAAAGAAAAATCTGTGGTCGAACAGGTGGTCGGCTCGTCGGTGTTCAAGCAGTTCGCCCGGTCGGCCGGGCGAGAGATCGTGCGTGGACTGTTCGGGTCGGCACGTCGCAAGCGGTGA
- a CDS encoding SigE family RNA polymerase sigma factor, with the protein MGRTDGRDEDFTAFVLARSARLVHIARMLCGDPALAEDLVQTALEKAYLRWDRIELGDPFGYVRQAVVNQHISWARRRLWRERPSGHAAELDQHLDDRLGRTVADPAADVDRRMALSAALATLTARERAVVVLRYVEDLTEVQTAATLGVAVGTVKSVNNRALQKLRATPHLTVLSPASGHGAAHRPGASGRRGPAEVSLGERP; encoded by the coding sequence ATGGGCCGGACCGACGGACGGGACGAGGACTTCACGGCCTTCGTGCTGGCCAGATCCGCGCGCTTGGTGCACATCGCGCGGATGCTCTGCGGCGACCCCGCGCTCGCCGAGGACCTGGTGCAGACCGCGCTGGAGAAGGCGTACCTGCGCTGGGACCGGATCGAGCTCGGCGACCCGTTCGGCTACGTCCGCCAGGCGGTGGTGAACCAGCACATCTCGTGGGCCCGGCGCCGGCTCTGGCGGGAGCGGCCGAGCGGTCACGCGGCCGAGCTGGACCAGCACCTCGACGACCGGCTCGGACGGACGGTCGCCGACCCGGCCGCGGACGTGGACCGCCGGATGGCGCTCTCGGCCGCGCTGGCGACGCTGACGGCACGGGAGCGGGCCGTCGTGGTGCTGCGGTACGTCGAGGACCTGACCGAGGTCCAGACCGCCGCGACCCTCGGTGTCGCGGTCGGGACGGTGAAGAGCGTGAACAACCGCGCCCTGCAGAAGCTGCGCGCCACCCCGCACCTGACGGTGCTGTCCCCGGCGAGCGGCCATGGCGCGGCGCATCGACCCGGAGCTTCCGGCCGACGCGGCCCGGCCGAGGTGTCCTTAGGAGAACGGCCATGA